One segment of Campylobacter hominis ATCC BAA-381 DNA contains the following:
- a CDS encoding alanine racemase has translation MSEILLDKSAFLSNLTKISQKLGGKEKIMLIAKDNSYGHGSAQIAGIAREFGIKKAVVKSEMEAEQIAEFYDEILILSHIPTGCEKPDFSYAINDMSHFSKIKNGSKVHISVDTLMHRNGILPEQLDDALRLVRENHLNLGGFYTHFRASDEIGSDFFVQRENWRNFKISAQKKCKNLGFNVVFHSCNSAAIERSEEFSDDFARVGMAQFGYFQFSEILGLKPVLSLYADRISSRLLKKGERVGYGGVFEAPCDILISTYDLGYGDGLLRYNGKGDLRLGNNEKILGKMSMDSFASKDAGERVCVFDDARVWARFFNTIEYEILVKLSANIKRTVK, from the coding sequence ATGTCTGAAATTTTACTTGATAAGAGTGCATTTTTGAGCAATTTAACAAAAATCTCTCAAAAACTTGGCGGAAAAGAAAAGATAATGTTGATTGCAAAAGATAATTCTTATGGCCATGGAAGCGCGCAAATAGCAGGCATCGCAAGAGAATTCGGAATAAAAAAAGCTGTCGTCAAAAGTGAAATGGAAGCGGAGCAAATTGCCGAATTTTATGATGAAATTTTAATTCTTTCACATATTCCTACAGGCTGTGAAAAACCTGATTTTTCATACGCAATCAACGATATGAGTCATTTTTCAAAAATAAAAAATGGCAGCAAAGTGCATATCAGCGTTGATACTTTAATGCATAGAAACGGAATTTTACCTGAGCAACTTGACGATGCTTTAAGATTGGTTCGTGAAAATCATCTAAATTTAGGTGGATTTTATACGCATTTCAGAGCCAGTGATGAAATCGGAAGCGATTTTTTCGTTCAACGTGAAAATTGGCGAAATTTTAAAATTTCTGCGCAAAAAAAATGTAAAAATTTAGGATTTAATGTGGTTTTTCACTCATGTAATTCTGCCGCGATTGAGCGAAGCGAAGAATTCAGCGACGATTTTGCAAGGGTTGGAATGGCACAATTCGGTTATTTTCAATTTAGCGAAATTTTAGGTTTAAAGCCCGTTTTATCGCTTTATGCGGATCGCATAAGTTCGCGTTTGTTAAAAAAAGGTGAGAGAGTTGGATACGGCGGTGTTTTTGAAGCGCCTTGCGACATTTTAATCTCAACTTACGATTTAGGTTACGGTGACGGACTTTTAAGATACAATGGAAAAGGTGATTTAAGGCTTGGAAACAATGAAAAAATTCTAGGCAAAATGTCAATGGACAGTTTCGCTTCAAAAGACGCGGGCGAACGCGTTTGCGTTTTTGACGACGCAAGAGTTTGGGCAAGATTTTTTAACACTATCGAATATGAAATTTTAGTAAAACTTTCAGCGAATATCAAACGAACCGTAAAATGA
- a CDS encoding YihY family inner membrane protein has protein sequence MKKIKQSFKNVREILNIYDENLSGYAASLSFHTILSLLPILMLSLSIFTQMPSFEKYYERIKQFIFSNLLPTNQDTFANYIEQFLQNSVSLGITGLVAVVFTSLMFFLDFENIISKITGAEKRGFFRSLSSYWTLITLAPLGLGLSFYISGILQNLLDSNDFTKWINLLSIFPYIIVWAIFAVVYSISINLETKTRNIILSSFIASIFWNISKILFVQYALYSKTYLSIYGSFSVLLFFFVWVYISWIIFLYGVKVCVFLDKKDRQNTENSTQNSKKTVANA, from the coding sequence ATGAAAAAGATAAAACAGAGTTTTAAAAATGTAAGGGAAATTTTAAACATCTATGATGAAAATTTAAGCGGTTATGCAGCAAGCTTAAGTTTTCACACGATTTTATCTTTACTTCCAATTTTAATGCTGTCTTTATCTATTTTCACGCAAATGCCCAGTTTTGAGAAATATTATGAAAGAATTAAACAATTTATCTTTTCAAATCTTCTTCCGACAAATCAGGACACATTTGCGAATTATATCGAGCAGTTTTTGCAAAATAGCGTAAGTCTTGGCATTACAGGGCTTGTTGCTGTAGTTTTTACATCTCTTATGTTTTTTTTGGATTTTGAAAATATTATTTCTAAAATTACAGGAGCCGAAAAACGCGGTTTTTTCCGCTCACTCAGCAGTTATTGGACGCTTATAACTTTGGCGCCTTTGGGGCTTGGACTCAGTTTTTATATAAGTGGAATTTTACAAAATTTATTAGATTCGAACGATTTTACAAAATGGATAAATTTGCTCTCAATTTTTCCTTATATAATTGTTTGGGCGATTTTTGCCGTTGTTTATTCTATCTCTATAAATCTTGAAACTAAAACAAGAAATATAATTTTGTCATCGTTTATCGCAAGTATTTTTTGGAATATTTCAAAAATTCTGTTTGTGCAATACGCGTTATACAGCAAGACTTATCTTAGCATTTACGGCTCTTTTTCCGTGCTTTTATTTTTTTTCGTATGGGTTTATATCAGTTGGATTATTTTTCTTTACGGCGTAAAAGTTTGCGTATTTTTAGATAAAAAAGATAGGCAAAATACCGAAAATAGCACACAAAACAGCAAAAAAACGGTAGCGAACGCCTAA
- a CDS encoding ComEC/Rec2 family competence protein, giving the protein MRQIELFSSKVQFSVFIGIILMILAANLTYHYYDFKNFKAEPTRILNAKILQAYEKINKKGKIYKVIKLKTNSFEFYTTSRKYVNLRADQNVEIGVFTKNVKFKDYLSKRFYMPNFKISPSSNASKKAGIFTNFKEKMINFIVSQHENEKMREFYSTLYFATDMSKELRANVTNWGIAHIVSISGFHIGIIFSFIFITLLPIYRFFQNRYFPYRSAKIDITNMIMIFLLIYLFVLDFTPSFLRSLAMCAVGYFFVLRNLKIVNFMTLFLAIFLLVAIFPSLAFSLGFYFSSLGVLFIFIFLHHFWKNFGVITATVLLNIYVFLCMNVPVYYFFPIITAQQISVIPLGYVFIVFYPLSVILHLLGFGGILDEAMLNFLNFALPNYQTDIPFLIFLTANICAILGVRYRFFAVLCAIFGILPIFFI; this is encoded by the coding sequence ATGAGACAGATAGAACTTTTTTCTTCCAAAGTCCAATTTAGTGTATTTATTGGCATTATTTTAATGATTTTGGCAGCTAATTTAACTTATCATTATTATGATTTTAAAAATTTCAAAGCCGAACCTACACGAATTTTAAATGCTAAAATTTTACAAGCTTATGAAAAAATAAATAAAAAAGGAAAAATTTACAAAGTTATCAAACTTAAAACAAACAGTTTTGAATTTTATACAACGAGCAGAAAATACGTGAATTTACGTGCAGATCAAAACGTAGAAATCGGTGTTTTTACAAAAAACGTAAAATTTAAAGATTATCTCAGCAAAAGATTTTATATGCCGAATTTTAAAATTTCACCGTCTTCAAACGCTTCAAAAAAAGCCGGAATTTTTACAAATTTCAAAGAAAAAATGATAAATTTTATCGTCTCTCAACACGAAAATGAAAAAATGAGAGAATTTTATTCTACGCTGTATTTCGCAACAGATATGTCAAAAGAACTTCGCGCAAATGTCACAAACTGGGGAATTGCTCACATCGTTTCAATTAGCGGATTTCACATAGGAATAATTTTCAGTTTTATTTTTATTACGCTTTTGCCGATTTATCGCTTTTTTCAAAACCGATATTTTCCGTATAGAAGCGCTAAAATCGACATTACAAATATGATTATGATTTTTTTGCTGATTTATCTTTTTGTACTTGACTTTACGCCGAGTTTTTTGCGATCTCTTGCGATGTGTGCTGTTGGATACTTTTTTGTTCTTAGAAATTTAAAAATCGTAAATTTTATGACACTTTTTCTTGCGATTTTTTTGCTTGTTGCGATTTTTCCAAGCCTTGCTTTTTCGTTAGGATTTTATTTTTCAAGCCTTGGCGTGCTTTTTATTTTTATTTTTTTACACCATTTTTGGAAAAATTTCGGCGTCATAACAGCGACCGTTTTACTGAATATTTATGTATTTTTATGTATGAATGTGCCGGTGTATTATTTTTTTCCTATAATTACAGCACAGCAAATATCGGTCATTCCTCTTGGATATGTTTTTATAGTTTTTTATCCTTTAAGTGTAATACTGCATTTATTAGGATTTGGCGGAATTTTAGATGAAGCAATGCTGAATTTTTTAAATTTCGCTTTACCGAATTATCAAACAGATATTCCGTTTTTGATATTTTTAACGGCAAATATTTGCGCCATTTTAGGCGTTCGCTACCGTTTTTTTGCTGTTTTGTGTGCTATTTTCGGTATTTTGCCTATCTTTTTTATCTAA
- a CDS encoding twin-arginine translocation signal domain-containing protein: MQETRRNFLRKALKIGTAASAVGATSLLANNKEKSQNITSGNSKKKEVLYYKSEAWEKYYKIVY, encoded by the coding sequence ATGCAGGAAACTCGTAGAAATTTTTTAAGGAAAGCCCTTAAAATAGGAACCGCAGCAAGTGCGGTAGGTGCTACTTCACTTTTGGCGAATAATAAAGAAAAAAGCCAAAATATAACAAGTGGCAACTCAAAGAAAAAAGAGGTGCTTTACTATAAAAGTGAAGCGTGGGAAAAATACTACAAAATAGTTTATTAA
- a CDS encoding molybdopterin-dependent oxidoreductase: MSIGRRSFLKLAALGTAAGSVSVFGNDEILRDASPDEIKNPFPNSVKKKTICSICSAGCGVIAEVDEASNTWIRQDMAIDHPFSQGSHCCKGIDQIDLTKSKMRLKYPLKKVNGKWERISWDQAVDEISAKMLEVRAKDGPDSVEFLGSAKFNNEQAYYFRKFAAFWGTNNIDHVARIUHSATVAGVANTWGYGAMTNHFGDVTANSKVLLFIGANSAVANPVGGMKHALQARDRNGAKIIVVDPVYTRTAAKADMYIRIRPGTDIAFIYGALHIIFKNGWEDKEVIEKQSYAVDEIRKEAEKWTPEETANVTGCTVEELEEFTRVFATTKPATLFWALGITQHSIGSSNTRILSILQLVLGNMGVKGGGCNIIRGHDNVQGSTDMNCLADSLPGYYGIKDGAWKHFCEGWGVDYEKFIKRFAVSTKEKREKLGENVEGTNFKEYFYYNEKAPEDRTWRNEKGFSLAKWWQGVNKKEDVFSSGNLRVLWVQGTGITSMSQQVEIKEALEKLDMIVIAEPFLNEVAIMSDRKDGIYVLPVCTQFETEGYVTATNRSAQWRTQVIKPLYESKEDQEVMFLFAKKFGFYDEYVRGMKMGIVNHELKQIKDDFKWPDDATDEIARNTQSIGNNGRTAARLRKHQENWQNFDPLTLKGRGPVEGEYYGLPWPCWDEKHPGTPILYDINTPYAEGGMGFRNRFGLEHDGVSQLADASITLPGSKVKGGYAQITKENIEEILGIKLSDEEKAKMGGSWSTDYSGLIAEKCREAGICPYGNARARVKVWEFADQIPHHREPIHSPRLDLVKKYPTFDDQAKNFRVSVKFKSEQQKEDWSKDFPVIISSMRLVNLSGAGMIERTSKYLSAITPEMFAHVNPKLASSYGINDGEMMWIKSPQGTKIKVKCIYSESVSDDRICLPYNFAGIFQGVDLSDRYPEGTKPYIIGEPSNIVTNYGFDIVTQIAEFNAGLCQIEKA, from the coding sequence ATGAGTATAGGTAGAAGATCTTTTCTAAAACTCGCTGCTCTTGGAACCGCTGCAGGTTCTGTAAGCGTTTTTGGAAATGACGAAATTTTACGTGATGCTTCACCGGATGAGATAAAAAATCCGTTTCCAAACTCAGTGAAGAAAAAAACAATCTGTTCAATTTGTTCGGCAGGTTGCGGAGTTATCGCTGAAGTCGATGAAGCAAGCAATACTTGGATTAGACAGGATATGGCAATAGATCATCCTTTTTCGCAAGGAAGTCATTGCTGTAAAGGAATAGATCAAATCGATCTTACAAAATCAAAAATGCGCTTAAAATATCCGTTAAAAAAAGTAAATGGCAAATGGGAGCGTATAAGTTGGGATCAGGCAGTAGATGAAATTTCAGCAAAAATGCTTGAAGTAAGAGCTAAAGATGGTCCTGACAGCGTGGAATTTTTAGGTTCTGCGAAATTCAATAACGAACAAGCCTACTATTTTCGCAAATTCGCCGCTTTTTGGGGCACAAATAATATAGATCACGTAGCACGCATTTGACATAGCGCAACAGTCGCCGGTGTGGCGAATACATGGGGTTATGGCGCGATGACAAATCACTTCGGTGATGTAACTGCAAACTCGAAAGTTTTACTTTTTATAGGTGCTAATTCAGCCGTTGCAAATCCTGTCGGCGGAATGAAGCATGCGCTTCAAGCAAGAGATAGAAACGGTGCAAAAATTATTGTTGTGGATCCTGTTTATACAAGAACTGCTGCAAAAGCCGATATGTATATAAGAATAAGACCTGGAACCGATATAGCCTTTATTTACGGCGCTTTACATATTATTTTCAAAAACGGTTGGGAAGATAAGGAAGTTATTGAAAAGCAAAGTTATGCTGTTGATGAGATAAGAAAAGAGGCTGAAAAATGGACGCCTGAAGAAACTGCGAATGTAACCGGCTGTACGGTAGAAGAGCTTGAAGAATTTACAAGAGTATTTGCCACTACAAAACCTGCCACTTTATTTTGGGCTCTTGGAATCACACAACACTCGATTGGAAGTTCAAATACCAGAATTTTATCAATTTTGCAACTTGTTTTAGGAAATATGGGCGTAAAAGGCGGAGGATGTAATATCATAAGAGGACACGATAATGTTCAAGGTTCGACCGATATGAACTGTTTGGCAGATAGTCTTCCAGGATATTACGGTATAAAAGATGGCGCGTGGAAGCATTTTTGTGAAGGTTGGGGCGTCGATTATGAAAAATTCATAAAACGTTTCGCTGTTTCTACAAAAGAAAAAAGAGAAAAGCTTGGCGAAAATGTTGAAGGTACAAATTTCAAAGAGTATTTTTATTATAATGAAAAAGCACCCGAAGATCGCACTTGGCGAAATGAAAAAGGTTTTTCACTTGCTAAATGGTGGCAAGGTGTAAATAAAAAAGAAGATGTGTTTTCAAGCGGAAATTTGCGCGTGCTTTGGGTTCAAGGAACCGGAATTACTTCTATGTCGCAACAAGTGGAAATCAAAGAAGCACTTGAAAAGCTTGATATGATTGTAATTGCCGAACCGTTTTTAAATGAAGTCGCTATTATGAGCGATAGAAAAGACGGAATTTATGTACTTCCTGTCTGTACGCAATTTGAAACGGAAGGTTATGTAACGGCTACAAACCGTTCGGCGCAATGGCGAACACAAGTTATTAAACCTCTTTATGAAAGCAAAGAAGATCAGGAAGTTATGTTTTTATTCGCGAAAAAATTCGGTTTTTATGACGAATATGTGCGCGGTATGAAAATGGGAATCGTAAATCACGAACTAAAACAAATCAAAGACGATTTCAAATGGCCTGATGATGCCACTGATGAGATAGCAAGAAATACTCAAAGTATAGGAAACAATGGAAGAACCGCCGCTAGACTTAGAAAACATCAAGAAAACTGGCAAAATTTCGATCCGTTAACTCTTAAAGGACGAGGTCCTGTTGAGGGCGAATACTATGGACTTCCGTGGCCTTGCTGGGATGAAAAACACCCTGGAACTCCTATTCTTTATGATATAAATACGCCTTATGCAGAAGGCGGTATGGGTTTTAGAAACCGCTTCGGTTTAGAACATGATGGCGTTTCACAACTTGCAGATGCTTCAATTACGCTTCCAGGTTCAAAAGTAAAAGGAGGTTACGCTCAAATTACAAAAGAAAACATAGAAGAAATTTTAGGTATCAAACTTAGCGATGAAGAAAAAGCAAAAATGGGTGGCAGCTGGAGTACCGATTATAGCGGACTTATTGCTGAAAAATGCAGAGAAGCCGGAATTTGCCCTTATGGAAATGCAAGAGCAAGAGTAAAAGTATGGGAATTCGCAGATCAAATTCCTCATCACAGAGAGCCAATCCACTCTCCACGCCTAGATTTGGTAAAGAAATATCCTACATTTGATGATCAGGCTAAAAATTTCCGTGTAAGCGTAAAATTTAAAAGTGAACAACAAAAAGAGGATTGGAGCAAAGATTTTCCTGTGATTATAAGTTCAATGCGCCTTGTAAATTTAAGCGGTGCCGGAATGATAGAAAGAACCAGCAAATATCTCTCAGCCATTACTCCTGAAATGTTTGCACATGTAAATCCTAAACTTGCTTCATCTTACGGTATAAATGACGGTGAAATGATGTGGATAAAATCGCCTCAAGGCACAAAAATAAAAGTCAAATGTATTTATTCAGAATCTGTCAGTGATGATCGTATTTGTTTGCCTTACAATTTTGCCGGAATTTTCCAAGGCGTGGATTTAAGTGATCGTTATCCGGAAGGCACTAAGCCTTATATTATCGGTGAGCCGTCAAATATAGTTACAAATTACGGCTTTGATATAGTTACGCAAATAGCCGAGTTTAACGCAGGCCTTTGCCAAATAGAAAAAGCGTAA